The Coraliomargarita parva genome contains a region encoding:
- a CDS encoding SpoIIE family protein phosphatase, with the protein MSHSKKTEQIEHLSGNDPFWDALTELLPVCLFAKDLEGRYLYVNESFAAKSKLRDKAAIIGKMPSEVLAPEDAAFAEAEDRSVIETGEPIINRENRNRGRHGDQNYEIISKICVRDEAGNKLGLVGTTLDITERKHNENKLHELNAKLEAQNRRYEEELTLGRQVQKTFVKVKADDSGELLDLGYHYQPSTKLSGDLIIAEPIDDTRWAILICDVMGHGIRSALVTGILRSFYDEHKERMSDPAAFVTELNQHYKALLQGLDTALFTTLTCGVLNLLSGEMTLCSAGHHDPIWFRTRAGEFVAPEGRILTRNPAIGLLDDHRFRADTHTLEDGDSILFYTDGLIEACSADGEEFGVDPIRQLIQTHAADLPSQALIDTLVAQVHAFADEIDDDISLLLLKKL; encoded by the coding sequence GTGAGCCATTCAAAAAAAACAGAGCAAATTGAGCATCTATCGGGCAATGATCCGTTTTGGGACGCCTTGACTGAACTGCTCCCGGTCTGCCTATTTGCCAAGGATCTGGAGGGGCGCTATCTCTACGTCAACGAGAGCTTTGCCGCCAAGTCGAAGCTGCGCGACAAGGCCGCGATCATTGGGAAAATGCCATCGGAAGTCCTGGCACCCGAGGACGCTGCCTTTGCCGAGGCGGAGGACCGTAGCGTCATTGAAACCGGCGAGCCCATCATCAATCGGGAAAATAGAAACCGAGGCCGGCACGGCGACCAGAACTACGAGATTATCTCGAAAATCTGTGTGCGTGACGAGGCAGGCAACAAGCTGGGTCTGGTCGGCACCACCCTCGACATTACCGAGCGCAAGCACAACGAGAACAAACTGCATGAGCTGAATGCAAAGCTGGAGGCCCAAAACCGGCGCTACGAGGAGGAGCTTACCCTCGGTCGCCAGGTGCAGAAGACTTTTGTAAAGGTAAAGGCGGATGATTCGGGCGAGCTGCTTGATCTCGGTTACCACTACCAGCCATCAACCAAACTCAGTGGCGACCTGATCATTGCCGAGCCAATTGACGATACGCGCTGGGCGATCCTGATCTGTGACGTCATGGGGCACGGTATAAGGTCGGCTCTAGTCACGGGGATCCTTCGCAGCTTTTACGACGAGCATAAGGAGCGCATGTCGGATCCGGCTGCATTCGTGACCGAGCTCAATCAGCACTACAAGGCATTGCTGCAGGGGTTGGATACCGCTCTCTTTACGACCTTGACCTGTGGTGTGCTCAACCTGCTCAGTGGCGAGATGACTCTGTGCTCCGCCGGTCACCATGACCCCATCTGGTTCCGGACCCGAGCCGGGGAATTTGTGGCTCCGGAGGGTCGTATCCTGACGCGTAATCCCGCCATCGGCCTGCTGGATGACCATCGCTTCAGGGCCGACACGCATACCTTGGAGGACGGCGATTCGATCCTGTTTTATACCGATGGCTTGATTGAGGCCTGCTCCGCGGACGGTGAGGAGTTTGGGGTGGACCCGATTCGTCAACTCATACAGACACATGCCGCTGATCTCCCCAGCCAGGCGCTTATCGATACACTCGTCGCTCAAGTGCATGCATTTGCCGATGAGATCGACGATGATATTTCACTGCTTTTGCTGAAGAAGCTGTGA
- a CDS encoding type II toxin-antitoxin system RelE/ParE family toxin, producing the protein MTPEARDDLRSIARYTLETWGAAQQQIYRDKLIACFEAIANGGIVARHFSKKYPDCSVTRCEHHYVFYLEAVHESPPVIIAVLHEKMDFLVRLKSRLG; encoded by the coding sequence ATCACGCCCGAGGCTCGTGACGACCTTCGCAGCATCGCTCGTTATACTTTGGAGACGTGGGGTGCCGCGCAGCAGCAGATTTATCGTGATAAACTCATCGCTTGCTTTGAAGCCATTGCAAACGGAGGCATCGTAGCACGTCATTTTTCCAAAAAGTATCCCGATTGCTCTGTTACGCGCTGCGAACACCATTACGTGTTTTATCTGGAAGCCGTCCACGAGTCACCTCCGGTTATCATCGCCGTCCTGCACGAAAAGATGGACTTCCTCGTGCGTCTCAAATCGCGTCTGGGTTAA
- a CDS encoding DEAD/DEAH box helicase, with protein sequence MYTLRPYQQAAVDNTLHYFRKRRSPAVIVLPTGAGKSLVIAELAKIAKGRVLVLAHVKELVEQNHLKYESYGLQAGIYSAGLNQKDSAQKVIFGSIQSVAKADDSFFRDFTLLVIDECHRVGLEPESQYAQVIKQLKRNNPRICILGLTATPYRLGLGWIYNYALRGEVKTQELRFFKHCIYELPLEYMIRNRYLTPPVKVDNPVTSYDFSELTESGQSYTMAQLEEVLQRQRRLTPLIIKNIVDITESYQRQGVMIFSSTVKHAEEILAHLPAGEARLVVGSTELTERDQIVQDFKNRAFKYLVNVSVLTTGFDAAHVDVIAILRPTESISLYQQIIGRGLRLDTDKKDCLILDYTGMGHSIFSPEVGEKKTESESVAVRVPCPECGFVNDFWGIVDEDGNVIEHYGRKCRGGKTNPDTFEVTPCGYRFRFKVCPSCSAQNDISARECSHCGSVLVDPDEKLKQARLSKDAHVLTPDSIEMLERIDKNGNPYLQVKYYDYDAKHLSEMHYLNNPTSVKKFHINFLRSHLRRPELTLNIRSVSEVVELQSQLRMPAFIIARKLGKFWKITEKIFSEEL encoded by the coding sequence ATGTATACGCTCCGTCCCTATCAGCAGGCAGCTGTTGACAATACGCTTCACTATTTCAGGAAGCGGCGCAGTCCTGCGGTGATTGTTTTGCCCACGGGTGCGGGGAAGAGCTTGGTCATTGCGGAGCTGGCCAAGATTGCCAAAGGCCGCGTGCTGGTGCTAGCCCATGTCAAAGAGCTGGTGGAGCAAAATCATTTGAAGTATGAAAGCTATGGCCTGCAGGCCGGGATCTACTCGGCGGGCCTCAATCAAAAGGACAGCGCGCAAAAGGTCATCTTCGGGAGCATCCAGTCGGTCGCGAAGGCCGACGATTCCTTTTTTCGCGATTTCACGCTGCTGGTGATCGATGAGTGCCACCGCGTCGGTCTGGAGCCGGAGAGTCAATACGCTCAAGTCATTAAGCAGCTGAAGCGGAACAATCCGCGCATTTGCATCCTCGGCCTCACGGCGACGCCCTATCGTCTGGGACTGGGCTGGATTTACAACTACGCGCTCCGCGGGGAGGTGAAAACGCAGGAGCTGCGCTTCTTCAAGCACTGCATCTATGAGCTGCCGCTGGAGTATATGATCCGGAACCGCTACCTGACGCCTCCGGTCAAGGTCGACAATCCGGTCACCTCCTATGATTTCTCCGAGCTCACCGAAAGCGGCCAGTCCTACACGATGGCCCAGCTTGAAGAAGTGCTCCAACGCCAACGACGGCTCACGCCGCTGATCATCAAAAACATCGTGGATATCACCGAGAGCTATCAACGCCAGGGGGTGATGATATTCAGCTCCACGGTGAAGCATGCCGAGGAGATCCTAGCACACCTGCCGGCGGGAGAGGCACGGCTGGTGGTCGGCTCCACCGAGCTGACGGAGCGCGATCAGATCGTGCAGGATTTTAAAAACAGAGCCTTCAAGTATCTGGTGAATGTCTCCGTCCTGACGACCGGTTTCGACGCCGCCCATGTCGATGTGATCGCCATCCTGCGACCGACCGAATCGATCAGTTTGTATCAGCAAATCATCGGACGCGGCTTGCGCCTGGATACGGACAAGAAGGATTGCCTGATCCTGGATTACACCGGCATGGGACATAGCATCTTCAGTCCGGAGGTGGGCGAAAAGAAAACGGAGTCCGAATCCGTGGCCGTGCGAGTGCCCTGCCCCGAATGCGGCTTCGTCAATGACTTCTGGGGGATCGTCGATGAGGACGGCAACGTGATCGAGCACTACGGGCGCAAGTGCCGCGGCGGAAAGACCAATCCCGACACCTTCGAAGTGACGCCCTGCGGCTATCGTTTTCGCTTCAAGGTCTGCCCCTCATGCTCGGCGCAAAATGACATCTCCGCCCGTGAATGCAGCCACTGCGGCAGCGTGTTGGTCGACCCCGACGAAAAGCTCAAGCAGGCAAGGCTGTCCAAAGACGCCCATGTGCTCACCCCCGACTCGATCGAGATGCTGGAGCGCATCGACAAGAACGGGAATCCCTACCTCCAGGTCAAATATTACGACTACGACGCCAAGCACCTATCCGAGATGCACTACCTCAACAACCCAACGAGCGTGAAGAAGTTTCACATCAACTTTCTCCGGTCGCACCTGCGCCGGCCCGAGCTGACGCTCAACATCCGCTCCGTGAGCGAAGTCGTCGAGCTCCAATCCCAACTGCGCATGCCCGCCTTCATCATCGCCCGCAAGCTGGGAAAGTTCTGGAAGATCACCGAGAAGATCTTCAGCGAGGAGCTGTAA
- a CDS encoding alpha/beta hydrolase, producing the protein MHYRSSDAELPREDYRYTQCQLDLYLPDAEPGFPTLIYFHGGGLVGGKRHFPDLKNKGIALVAVGYRLSPKADCPAFLEDAAAATAWTLDHIEGFGGDPAKVFISGHSAGGYLSAMVGMDPRWLAPFGHVPNDLAGLIPVSGQVSTHFTVKKLRGDTQSQYRVVVDEYAPLTYASADLPPICLIVGDREIEYKNRVEENDLLATSLRNLGHEQVEFHEMGGLNHGTVLKGAYIIIPDFIKRTVERQSP; encoded by the coding sequence ATGCATTATCGAAGCTCCGATGCGGAACTCCCTCGGGAGGATTACCGCTACACCCAATGCCAACTGGATCTGTACCTTCCTGATGCCGAGCCTGGGTTTCCCACGCTTATTTACTTTCACGGGGGTGGCCTCGTTGGGGGAAAACGGCATTTTCCGGATTTGAAGAACAAAGGAATTGCACTGGTTGCCGTGGGGTATCGTCTCTCCCCGAAGGCGGATTGCCCTGCATTTCTGGAAGATGCTGCAGCAGCCACTGCTTGGACCCTCGACCATATCGAAGGGTTCGGGGGCGATCCTGCCAAAGTGTTCATTTCGGGCCATTCTGCGGGCGGTTACCTTTCGGCGATGGTTGGTATGGACCCTCGCTGGTTGGCGCCATTCGGACATGTGCCCAACGACCTGGCAGGTCTTATTCCTGTGAGTGGCCAGGTGAGCACGCACTTCACGGTCAAAAAATTGCGCGGCGACACTCAATCGCAGTACCGGGTCGTTGTCGATGAATACGCTCCACTGACCTACGCGAGTGCCGACTTGCCGCCCATCTGCCTGATTGTCGGCGACCGTGAGATTGAATACAAAAACCGAGTCGAAGAAAATGACTTGCTCGCGACCAGCCTTCGTAATTTAGGTCATGAACAGGTCGAGTTCCACGAGATGGGGGGGCTGAATCATGGGACTGTTCTCAAAGGTGCCTACATCATCATTCCGGATTTCATTAAGCGTACCGTGGAGCGGCAATCGCCCTGA
- a CDS encoding ExbD/TolR family protein, translating to MKANDIFESAGKPDLTPMIDVVFLLLIFFMVTTQLIKQESDLGIQLPAQAVPKDTPELPSRHIIDIMPDGSVLINGGPSGDGPVGELPVLTSMLAHLKASADRLHKKTIVTIQADPYSPHFRSVDVLNACAKAQLSYVSFARM from the coding sequence ATGAAAGCGAACGATATATTTGAAAGCGCGGGCAAGCCCGATCTGACTCCCATGATCGACGTGGTGTTCCTGCTTTTGATCTTCTTCATGGTCACGACGCAGTTGATCAAACAGGAGTCCGATCTCGGCATTCAACTGCCCGCGCAAGCCGTCCCCAAAGACACTCCCGAATTACCGTCCAGGCATATCATCGACATCATGCCGGACGGTTCCGTTCTGATCAACGGCGGCCCCAGCGGCGACGGACCGGTCGGCGAGCTCCCGGTATTAACCAGCATGCTGGCACATCTGAAAGCATCGGCAGACCGGCTCCACAAGAAGACCATCGTAACCATTCAAGCCGACCCCTATTCCCCGCACTTCCGTTCCGTTGACGTGCTCAATGCCTGCGCCAAAGCTCAGCTGAGCTACGTCTCCTTCGCCCGGATGTAA
- a CDS encoding ExbD/TolR family protein, translating to MSLQGYKVPQDTEGFDLTPMIDIVFLLIVFFMTVASMITEKKDLNLAVADESVVPKEISNRYTFSIDPQGVYYTSNKELTEEQLRQRISKIVAEHGAATKLVLRVDRKTEHRHVNQLLQICTEYGITDIIFATYETDL from the coding sequence ATGAGCTTACAAGGATACAAGGTCCCCCAGGACACCGAGGGTTTCGATCTGACACCGATGATCGATATCGTCTTCCTGCTCATCGTGTTCTTCATGACGGTGGCGAGCATGATTACGGAGAAGAAGGATTTGAACCTTGCTGTCGCGGACGAATCCGTCGTGCCCAAGGAAATCAGCAACCGCTACACCTTCTCCATCGACCCGCAGGGTGTCTATTATACCAGTAACAAGGAACTGACTGAAGAGCAATTGCGTCAGCGTATCTCGAAGATCGTCGCCGAACACGGCGCCGCCACCAAGCTGGTTCTCCGCGTCGACCGGAAAACAGAGCACCGGCACGTCAACCAGTTGCTCCAGATCTGCACCGAATACGGGATCACCGACATCATCTTCGCAACCTACGAAACCGACCTGTAA
- a CDS encoding MotA/TolQ/ExbB proton channel family protein: MKTPFNITRPRNILFLFLFLSAAVFASAQENTIPSEDGAITETTETSFLHMIAAGGWAMYPLGCLSFAGFALTIYNFIALRPQSFFDDQTAQAVRERLGLVDIEGAKQTCTATPNPLTRIVSHGLDSIRGNKIDMELFKERLEAGSSKELAQPFVIINYLSIIASIAPMLGLLGTVSGMVKAFNSIATVGMGQPDLLAGNISEALITTATGMLIGIPTMFFFFYFKNRYGKIVADMTMYLNDMHGELSHGMRSK; encoded by the coding sequence ATGAAAACTCCATTCAACATAACCCGCCCCCGGAACATACTGTTCCTGTTCCTCTTTCTGTCGGCCGCTGTTTTCGCGTCGGCCCAGGAGAACACCATCCCTTCGGAGGACGGTGCCATCACCGAAACCACGGAGACCAGCTTCCTCCATATGATCGCGGCAGGTGGCTGGGCCATGTATCCGCTGGGTTGCCTCTCCTTTGCCGGATTCGCTTTGACGATCTACAACTTCATCGCACTGCGCCCGCAATCCTTCTTCGACGACCAGACCGCACAAGCCGTGCGTGAACGGCTGGGACTGGTCGATATCGAAGGTGCCAAGCAGACCTGTACCGCGACGCCCAATCCGTTGACCCGCATTGTCAGCCATGGGCTCGACTCCATCCGCGGCAACAAAATCGACATGGAACTCTTTAAGGAACGCCTGGAGGCCGGATCCAGCAAGGAGCTCGCACAACCGTTCGTCATCATCAATTACCTGTCCATCATTGCCTCGATCGCGCCCATGCTCGGGCTGCTCGGAACGGTTTCCGGTATGGTCAAAGCCTTCAACTCGATCGCAACCGTCGGCATGGGGCAGCCCGACCTCCTCGCCGGTAATATCTCGGAAGCGCTCATCACGACTGCCACCGGCATGTTGATCGGCATCCCGACGATGTTCTTCTTCTTTTATTTCAAGAACCGCTACGGGAAGATCGTCGCAGACATGACTATGTATCTGAACGACATGCATGGTGAGCTCTCCCACGGCATGCGCAGCAAATAA